A genomic window from Micromonospora ferruginea includes:
- a CDS encoding roadblock/LC7 domain-containing protein translates to MTDHQDLGWLLDAFAERATEVTHAIAISSDGLMVAATRGLPPDRADQLAATGSGLVSLLRGAAAFFDAGAVISNVTQLEGGFMFSMAFNDGASLLVLADPRCDVGKVSYEMTELANRIGDALTPAARAALSRSR, encoded by the coding sequence GTGACCGACCACCAGGATCTCGGCTGGCTGTTGGACGCCTTCGCCGAGCGCGCCACCGAGGTCACCCACGCCATCGCCATCTCCAGCGACGGTCTGATGGTGGCCGCCACCCGCGGTCTCCCGCCGGACCGGGCCGACCAGTTGGCGGCCACCGGCAGCGGGCTGGTCAGTCTGCTGCGCGGCGCGGCGGCGTTCTTCGACGCCGGCGCGGTGATCTCCAACGTCACCCAGCTCGAGGGCGGCTTCATGTTCTCCATGGCCTTCAACGACGGCGCCTCACTGCTCGTGCTCGCCGATCCGCGGTGCGACGTCGGCAAGGTCTCCTACGAGATGACCGAGCTGGCGAACCGCATCGGCGACGCGCTCACCCCCGCGGCCCGGGCGGCCCTGAGCCGCAGCCGCTGA